A stretch of DNA from Coccidioides posadasii str. Silveira chromosome 1, complete sequence:
CTTCGCACCAGTCGTTCCTTATTCGGAGAGGAAGTCGTGGCAGCTGACATAATCGGCACCGCTTCCGGCTTCCAGCTGCATAATTTGATGAACCAACAGATGTCGGTTTGTAAGAACCATCATAGGAAGATGGAGCAGTGGAGATGGCGCATACGAAACCAACTCGAGCAGTGCGGCAAAGGTTGGGCCACTTGTTCCATCATATGTGAATCGCGATGCGTGTACAATGGCAAAATCGCCCGAACCCAAGAACCATTCGGAAACGCCAATCTCATCACACGGAACCATAGAATAGGAGCCAAGGAGATCCGTCAGATTGGGAAGCCATTCCAGCCAGACAACATAAGCGACACATTCCCAACGTTGCTGTGCGTTTTGTGGCTTGCCCGTTACGAACATCCCGACTGTCGGCCCCCCGTCTTCGCTTGTGTTGGGTTACACACATACATCCTGTTTGAGGGAGGGACACAGGCCCGCTCGCACCCTTTGTCGATGCGCGGGAAATATCTGCATTTAGATATTGCAGGCATTCACCCCATCATTCCCCGTGGAGGGACCATTGCACAGTGTTCTAGCTGTCAGGCCAGCTTGCCGCTAACATCTGCACTTTTCAAGCTTTGTCCCTAACTCGCTGCTTAGGATCAGGCCTACGACGTTGATGGGATAGCTCTTTGCCGCGATTTCTCGCTACGGTTGCCCCAATTACCATCGTACACCGAATATCCGGGTCACCCTGGCGCTCCGTTCCATTTAGCTGGGTTATGTGGGCGGCTCTTGTCGCGCAATAGGGTTTCACGATATCTCTCGATCCATGGTAGAGAAGATATGGCAATTCCGTGGGCCTTACTTGGGTCTGGATTCGCGTTCAGGAACCCAGAACGTACCAGATATTCGCCCGCACCTGCCACCAATGAGATTTCTAGCAATCTGGTCAACTTTTGGTTCGCACCGTTAACTTCCCCTGTCTCATCACTCAATGGTCATTGCTTGGGAATGGAAGCATTCTGATTCTCCATTTCTGTCATCAGCTTCCCCGAAGAGCCTACGAGAGTGCAGTGGCGGCTTGCCCAGATACTGGCCAGAGTTTATGATCGTGCACTTTGGGCCTGTGCAGGAACTGATCCGTGAAAACAGATCTGCCCCTAGATTGTATTCCACGGTTCGAAGGTGAGAAATTTTTATTGAACGAAGgtcttttctttaatgaaCCTTCCGATCGGTCTATGTGCCTCAGGTTCTGCGGAAACTTCTTTTGCCCCGCCGCAAAACCTTGCTCCGCAGCGCTCATACACGCAAGCTCAATTGCTGTGGGGGATTTATCTATAAATAATGGCCCAGATCCCCTCCGCGAAGACCATTTCGCTCAGGACATATAACTTTTAAAGGCACTCTTTACCGTCATCTGATACTCAGTGTTCTTAAGACACTCTCTTCTGCCAGATATCTCTCTTGTTTTGCTATCTTATATGCTTTTTGGACGTTCGACATAAGAGTCAGCTTTAAAAAATGTATCCCAAGACTATTTTCGCTACCTTCGCTGCTGTCGCTTCTATTTTCCCTGTCGCCTTGGGAGCTGGCACCGTTATCATCGAGAACCAATGCGCTGATGATGTCTATCTTTGGTCCACCGCCGAGAAGGCATCGGAAATGAAGACATTCCGTAGTGGCGAGAAGTACACCGAACAGTACCGCTTGAACCAGAATGGTGGTGGAATCTCGATCAAAATGTCTCTTGACAAAAGCATGAAGGATATATCCCAAGTCGAGTACACCTTAGACGGGCAGAAAGTGTGGTACGACCTCTCCAATATCGACGGCTACCCCTTCAAAGATGGTGGTGTCAGCATCGCTCCATCCGATAGCAGCTGCCCCAAGGTTTATTGTGCAGCAGGTGACGCCAAATGCAAAGAAGCATACAACAAGTCCGATGACAACGATGCCACCAAAGCCTGCGCAAGCACTGCTGACCTCCACGTCCAGCTCTGTGCTGAGAAGAAGGGCGCCAAACTCAAGCAGAAAAGCTTCATTCCCCGCCACCCTCACGCCCGTCCGGAATAGACGCCAAGCAGCGTCCCTGGCATACGGAACAATCGATTTTATACCCACAATATCCAGTTGGTTTCGTGACATTCCTTTAATTAGAAGTGTTTCTTTACATTTAATTGCATTCGTTTACTCATCGCTCGGAACGATGAGCTGGGAAACTTGGGATCTTGAAGGCATTGAAGGCACAGAATTTCGTGAGTAGTTCAAAGGAAGATTGGAGAAAGGGAACTTTTTGGCTTTACAAAACAAGATACCACAATGTACCTGAATGTCTTACGACATATAAAATCTAAATCAAATCTATATCGCTTTTTCTCTTGCGCGACCTGGCGGGTTGTCGAGTCTGGGCGGTGCCTCGTCTGTGGAACTGGAGGTCGTGAAAATTAAGTTAGCTTGGCCCATATTCAAACGGGGACCACGTGGTTGGCGCGAACGTTTCTCGACTACCATTGGCTAATAGACCCACTTGATGGCAGAACTCTAAATTGCTTACTCAGCAAGCCTGAACTCACGATAAATCCCCGAACCGAAAAGCATCGAGCTTCGTGCAACCCGTGGTTAAGGCGGATGATTGATAAGTTCTTTTTAATCGGGTAGTGATGCCCTTACTTTCCTTTCTTAAAGTTATTCTATGCTAGCGGACGGGTGCTGCTTTGACTGCTCTCCTTGGTGAATGAGGTTTGCAATATTCCGAGCTTCCAAGTGACACCAGCGCGACTGA
This window harbors:
- a CDS encoding uncharacterized protein (SECRETED:SignalP(1-22)~EggNog:ENOG410PXV5~COG:S~BUSCO:14216at33183); its protein translation is MYPKTIFATFAAVASIFPVALGAGTVIIENQCADDVYLWSTAEKASEMKTFRSGEKYTEQYRLNQNGGGISIKMSLDKSMKDISQVEYTLDGQKVWYDLSNIDGYPFKDGGVSIAPSDSSCPKVYCAAGDAKCKEAYNKSDDNDATKACASTADLHVQLCAEKKGAKLKQKSFIPRHPHARPE